From the Micromonospora echinospora genome, the window GTTCGACCCGCGTCCGGGCGCCCGGATGTACCGCACCGGCGACCTGGTCCGCTGGCGGCCCGACGGCACCCTCGACTTCCTCGGGCGCATCGACGGGCAGGTCAAGATCCGGGGCTTCCGGGTCGAGCCGGGCGAGGTGGCCGCGGTGCTGCGTACCCACCCGGACGTCGGGGACGCGGTCGTGGTCGTCGACGGGGAGGGGGAACGACGCCGGCTGCTCGCCTACCTGACCCCTCGACCCGGCCAGGCCGTGCCGATCCCCGAGGACCTGGCCCGGTACGCCGCCGAGCGGCTCCCCGTCCACCTGCGCCCGGCCGCCCACCTGGTCCTGCCCGCCCTGCCGCTGACCCGTAACGGCAAGGTCGACCGCCGGGCCCTGCCGCTGCCGGAACCGCCGCCGGACCGGCCGCCCGCCGACCTGACCGATCCGGCCCACCTCCGGCTGGCCGAGGTCTGGGCCGAGCTGCTCGGCGCCGCGCCGGCCCGCGCCGACGACGACTTCTTCCTCCTCGGCGGGAACTCGCTGCTGGCCACCCGGCTCACCTTCGTCGTGGCCGACCGGTTCGGCGTCGACCTGCCGGTCCGCCTGGTCTACGAGCGGCCGACACTCGCCGCGCTGGCCGACGCCGTCGCCCACCACGCCTCCGGCGTGCGGGCCGCGTCCACCGGGGTGGTCCGCCGGGACCGGCGCGGGTACCGGTCGACGCAGAGTCCGACCGGCGCCGCCACACCGCTCCGGAGCGCCCCTGTCCCGCCGCCGGCCCCGGCGCCCACGTCGGCTGCCCCGCCCACGTCGGCCGGCGTGCCGGCGTCGGCTGCCCCGCCCACGTCGGCCGGCGTGCCGGCGTCGGCTGTCCCGCCCGTGGCGGCCGTCCCGCCCGTGACGGAGCCGGTCACGCCGTCCGCGCCACCCGGGGCGGGCCGCGCCGGGGGACCGGCCCACCTGGTCCGTCCGGTCCCCGGGCCGTGGGCGCTGTGGCGCTGGGTCGGGTTGCGGGCCGCCGGCTTCCCGATCGAGACGCTGACCGCCCTGGGGGACGGGGACCTGGTCCAGGCCGCCGACGCGCTGCTGACGGCCGGGGAACGGCTCACCGGGGCCCGACGAGACCTGGCCGAACGGCTGCGCCGGGCGCGGGCGGCCAGCCCGGCGGGGGAGCGGACCGGCTGGAACCGGGCGGTCCGTCAGCTCCGCCGGGACACCCCACCGGAGCCGCTGCCCGCCGGTGCCGCGTCGGTCGACGGCGGGGTGCTCGTCCACGCCCACGCGGCGCTCCGCGCCGCTCACGACGCACGGGACGTCGCGCTCGCGGCGTACCGGGCCGCGTACGACCGGGCCGGCGCGGCCCGCGCCGAGGCGTTGCGGGCCACCGCCGCCGACCCGCTGTTCCGCGAGGCGGTGACCTGGCAGAACCGGCACGCGCTGCGCACCGGCGTCGACCCGGTCCGGGCCGCCGGGGACCGGCGCGACTCCCGGCACCGCCAGCACGAGGCGCTGGTCGCCACCTACCTCCAGCGCTACTGCGTCAAGAACGACACCATCGGCTTCTTCGGCCCGGTCGGCTGGGCCCGGATCACCGACGCCCCACCCGCGCTCGCCGTCCACCACGGTGCCGCACCGCTCGCCCGTCGCACCGTCTACCTGGAGAACTGGGCGGTGGTGGAGGTGGCCGAGGCCCTCGCCGCCCGTGACCCGGGGCTGCGGCCGTGGCTGGTGCCGCGCCGGATGCCCTTCCTGGCCGTCCTCGGCGACGAGCTGCGCATGCCGCTGACCCCACCGGTCGACCTGCCGCCGGCGACGGCCCGGCTGCTGCGCGCCTGCGACGGCACCCGGCCGGCCGGCGAGATCGCCGCCGCGCTGGTCGCCGACCCGGCCACCGGGATCGCCACCAGCGAGCAGGTCTACCGGATGCTCGACGAGCTGCGCCGGGAACGCCGGATCTCGTGGTCGCTGGAGGTGCCCAAGGAGGACCTCTTCCCGGAACGCGCGCTGCGGGCCCGACTCGCCGCGATCGGCGATCCGGCCGTACGGGAACCGGCCCTGGCCGCCCTCGACGACCTCGAACGGGCCCGCGACGAGGTGACCGCGGCAGCCGGGGACGCCGACCGACTCGGTGCGGCGATCGAGGCGCTGGAGGAGAGGTTTACCTCGCTCACCGGCACCGCCCCGACCCGCCGCGCCGGCCGGACCTACGCCGGGCGGACCCTGGTCTACGAGGACTGCCGGTCCGGCACCGAGGTCACCCTCTCCACCGACCTCGTCGCCACCTGCTGGCCGGCGCTGACCCTGCTGCTGGAGAGCGTCCGCTGGTTCACCTCCGCCGGGGCGGCGCTGTTCCGGCGGGCCTTCACCGAGCGGTACCGGGAACTGGTGGCCCGCGTCGGCAGCGACACGGTGTCCTTCGCCGACTTCTGGCTCTGGGCCAACGACCTGCTCTTCGACCCGCCGGAGAAGCTGATCGCGCCGGTGGTGCGCGCGCTCCAGGACCGGTGGGCGAAGATCCTGCCCGAAGCCGTCGACCACCGGATCACCGCGGTCTCCGCCGACCTGCGGGACCGCGTGGCGGAGGCGTTCGCCGCGCCCCGCCCCGGCTGGGTCGGCGCGTACCAGCACAGTCCGGACGTGCTGCTCGCCGCGGACGGGCCGGACGCGGTGGCGCGCGGGGACTTCCACTGGGTGGTCGGCGAGGTGCACCCGGGGGTGAACACGCTGCGGTCGGCGCTGTTCGTCGCCCAGCACCCCGCGCCGGAGGAGCTCCGCGCCGCGATGGCCGCCGACCTGCCGTACGGCCGGATCACCCTGGCCGCCACGGGGGAGGAGGGCGGCGCGTCGTCCCGGCTGACCGACAAGCTGGTCACCGACCGGGACCTGCACCTGGTTTTCGGCCACGACAGCTGCGGGCTCGACCCGGTCACGTCGCTGCCGGTGGCCGACTGCCTCCTGGGGCCGGTCGACGGCGTGCTGACCGTGCACAGCCGGGACGGCCGGCACCGGCTGCCGCTGACCGAGGTGCTGGGGGAGGCGCTGATGGTGCAGCTGGTGCAGCGTTTCGACATCCGGCGGCCGGCCGACCACCAGCCCCGGATCACCGTCGACCGGGTGGTGCTGGCCCGGGAGAGCTGGCGGTTCAGCGCCGCCGGGCTGGACTTCGCCGGGCTGCCCGACGAGGGCGAGCGGTTCCACCACGTCCGGCGCTGGCAGCGGGAGCACGCCCTGCCCCGGCACGTCTTCGTCAAGACACCGGCCGAGGAGAAGCCCTTCCACCTGGACTTCGCCAGCCTCGCCGCGGTGGACGTCTTCGCCCGCGCGGTGCGTCGCGCCGCAGGCCACGACCCGGAGTCCACCGTACGGCTCACCGAGATGCTGCCCGGTCCGGAGCAGGCCTGGCTCACCGACGCGCAGGGCCGGCACCGGACGGCGGAACTGCGCCTGGTCGCCGTCGACACGCGTACCCCCGGCCCGGTCGAGAAGACCGTGCCCGGCACTCCGGCCGCCGACCGGCGGTCGGACCGTCCCCACCGCACCCAGGCGGGAGTATGAACACCGAAACCTATGTCCTGCCGTCGTCGTTCACCCAACGTCGACTGTGGATGATCGACCAGATGGCCCCGGGCGCGGTGACCTACCACATCGCCTGGGCGGTCGAACTGGACGGCCCGCTCGACGTGGCCGCGCTGGAGGCCACCCTGAGTTGGCTGGTGGACCGGCACGAGGCGCTGCGCACCCACTTCACCGCCGTCGACGGGGAACCCGCCCAGGTGGTCGCCCCGGCCGCGCCGGTCCGGCTGCCCGTCGTCGACGGCGGCGAGCACTGGCCCGACCTGGTGGACGCCGCCGCCCGGGAGCCCTTCGACCTGGACACCGGCCCGCTGGCCCGGTTCGGGCTGATCCGCCGGTCCGCCGACGCGCACGTGCTCACCGTCGTGGTGCACCACGCGGTGGCCGACGGCTGGTCGTTCGGGGTCGTCTTCCGTGAACTCGCCGCCGGGTACGCCGCCCTGGCCGCTGGCGCCCACCCCGACCTGCCCCCACCGCCGGTGCAGTACGCCGACTTCGCCGTCTGGCAGCGCGAGCAGGACGAGCAGGGCGCCTTCGACGCCGACCTGGACTTCTGGCACGCCGAGCTGGCCGGCGCGCCGACCCTGCTGGAGCTGCCCGCCGACCGGCCCCGCCCGGCCGAGCAGACCGACGCCGGCGGCGAGGTCCGGTTCGGCTTCCCCGAGACGCTGACCGCCCGGCTGCGCGCCGGCCGGGACGGCACCCTGTTCACCCGGCTGCTGGCCGGCTTCCAGGTGCTGCTGCACCGGCTCACCGGCGCCGACGACCTGCTGGTGGCGGTGCCGGTGGCCGGGCGGACCCGACCGGAGACCCGGGACGTGGTGGGCTTCTTCGCCAACACCCTCGCGCTGCGGGCCCGGTTCACCGACCGGCCGGACTTCGCCGGGGTGCTCGCCCAGGCCCGGGCCTCCGCCACCGCCGTCCAGGCCCGCCAGGACGTCCCCTTCGACCGGATCGTGGACCGGCTGGCCCCCAGCCGCAGCCTCGCCCACGCCCCCGTGGTGCAGGTGATGTTCGCCCTGGACGAACCGTCCGCCCCGGTCGAGGCGGCCGGCCTGCGGATCACCCCACGCCTGTGGGAGAACGGCACGGTCAAGTTCGACCTGACGTTCACCGTCGAGGACCGGCCGGACGGCCTGACGGGCCGGATAACCTACCGCACCGACCTCTACGACTCCGCCCGCGTCGCCGGCCTCGCCGACCGGTACCTCACCCTCCTCGCCGTCGCCCTGGACCGGCCCGGCACCCCCGTCGGCGAGCTGCCGATGCTCGACGCGGGGGAGCGGGAGCGGCTGCTGCGCGCCGGCAACGACACCGACCTGCCGCTGCCCCCGGTGGCGACGGTCGCCGAGCTGCTCGACCGCTACCCGCCCGTCGACGTCGACGCCGTGGCGGTCGCCGCGCCGGGCGGCACGATCAGCCACCGGGACCTCGCCGTACGCGCCAACCGGATCGCCCATTTGCTGCGCCGCCACGGCGTCGGCCCGGACACCCCGGTCGGGCTCTGCCTCGGCCGGGGCACCGACCTGGTCGCGGCGGTCCTCGGCGTCTGGCGGGCCGGCGCCGGCTACCTGCCCCTCGACCCGGGGCTGCCGACCGACCGCCTCGCCACCATGCTGGCCGACGCCGCCCCGCCGGTGGTGCTCACCGACGCCACCGGCGCTGCCCACGCCGCCGGGGCGGTCGCCGCCGGCACTACCGCGCCGGTCGTGCTCCGCCTCGACCAGCTCGACCCGACCGGGCTTCCCGCCGACCCGCCGCCGGTCGCCGGTCACCCGGACGCGCTGGCCTACCTGCTCTACACCTCCGGCTCCACCGGCCGTCCCAAGGGCGTCGCGGTCACCCACGGCGCGGTGGTCAACCTGCTCGTCGGGTTCCACCGGCTGCTCGACCTGACCCCCGCCGACCGGGTCGCCGCCATCACCACCCCGGCGTTCGACATCTCCGTGGTGGAGCTGGTGCTCCCGCTGTTGGCCGGCGCCCGGATCGAGATGCTCGACGCGGACACCGCGCTCGACGCCACCGCCCTGCACGCCGCCCTCACCGACCGGGGCGTCACCGTGCTCCAGGGCACCCCGGCGACGTGGCGGATGCTGGTCGCCGCGGGGGGCGTACCGGCCGGGGTGCGGCTGCGGATCAGCGGCGGCGAGGCGCTCACCCGCGACCTGGCCGACCGGCTGCGCGCCGACGGAGCGCGGGTGCTCAACGGGTACGGCCCGTCGGAGACCACGATCTACTCCTCGGCCGGTCCGGTCGACGCCACCGGTCCGGTCGACCTGGGGCGACCCTGCGCGAACACCCGCGTCCACCTGCTCGACGCGGCCGGCGAGCCGGTGCCCGACGGGGTGGTCGGTGAGATCCACATCGGCGGCGCCGGGGTCGCCCGGGGCTACCACGGCCAGCCGGGACCGACCGCCGACCGGTTCCGGCCCGACCCGTTCGGCGACCGTCCCGGCGGGCGGCTCTACGCCACCGGCGACCTGGCCCGGCGGCTGCCCGGCGGGCGGCTGGAATACCTCGGCCGGGCCGACCAGCAGGTCAAGGTGCGCGGGTTCCGGATCGAGCTGGGCGAGATCGAGGCCGCGCTGCGCGACCAGCCCGGCGTCCGGGACGCCGTGGTGACCACCTGGGGTACGGGGGCGGACGTCCGGCTCGCCGCCTACGCGGTCACCGAGCCGGCCGGCGCCGACGCCGCCTCGCTCTGGCCGCCGGTGCGCGCCGCGTTGGCCCGTCGCCTGCCCGAGTACATGGTGCCGGCGACCCTGGTCGTCCTCGACGCGCTGCCCCGCACCGCCAGCGGCAAGCGGGACCGGCGGGCGCTGCCCGAGCCGACCTGGCGGGAGACCAGCGGCGACGGGCCCGTCGCACCGCGCGACCCGGTCGAGGAGCAGCTCGCCGCGCTCTGGCGGGACGTGCTCGGCCGGGACGAGGTGGGCGTGCACGACAACTTCTTCGCCCTCGGCGGGCACTCGCTCACCGCGACCCGGTTGATCGCCCGCGTCCGCACCACCTTCGGCACCGAGTTGGCGCTGCGCAGCCTCTTCGCCGCGCCCACCATCGCCGAACTCGCCGTCATCGTCGCCGCCGGGGTCGAGGCCCCCGCCGGCACCGACCGCATCGGTCCCGCCGGGCCAACCCCGCAGGACCTGCTCGCCTCACTCGACGACCTCTCCGACAGCGAGGTCGACGCGTTGCTGGACACCCTGATCGCCGAGGAGGACATGTGACCCCGCACCGGGAACGGGTGGTCGTCATCGGAGCCGGCCTGGCCGGTTCACTCGCCGCGCTCTACCTCGCCCGGCGGGGCCACACGGTCGACGTCCACGAGCGACGGCCCGACCCCCGCACCGCCCCGCCCGGCGCGGGCGGCCGGTCGATCAACCTCGGCCTCTCCGCCCGGGGCATGCGTGCCCTCGACGGGGTGGGTCTCCTCGACGACGTGCTCAAGCGCAGCGTGCCGATGCGTGGCCGGGTGGTGCACGCCCCGGACGGCTCGGTGCGCTTCCAGCCGTACGGGGTGCGGGAACACGAGATCCTCCACTCGGTGCTCCGGGACGAGCTGATCTCACTGGTCGTGGAGGCCGCCGAGGCGGAACCGGGGGTGCGGTTCCACTTCGGCAGCCGGCTGCTGCGGCTGGACCGGGACACCGCGACCGTCGAGGTCGCCCCGACCGGTGGCGGGGAGCCGATCCGGATCACCGCCGACTGGGTCGTCGGCGCCGACGGGGTGTTCTCCACCGTCCGGCAGCAGATGCAGCACGGACTGCGCAGCGACTACGCCCAGGAGTTCCTGCCCTGGGGGTACAAGGAGCTGACCATCCCGGTCGGCCCGGACGGCCGGCCCCGGGTCCGGCTGGAGGCGTTGCACGTCTGGCCCGGCCACGAGGCGCTGATGGTGGCGCACCCCAACCGGGACGGCTCGCTGACCTGCTCGCTGTTCATGGCCCACGAGGGGCCGGTGAGCTTCGCCGCGCTGGACACCCCGGCGGCGGTGCGTGACTTCTTCCGCCGGCACTTCCCCGACGCGGGGGACCTGATGCCGAACCTGGTCGACGAGATCGCCGGACACCCGACCGGGCACCTGGTCACCGTGCGCACCGCCCCCTGGCGGCACGCCGACCGGGTGGTGCTGATCGGGGACGCCGCGCACGCGGTCTATCCGTTCTACGGCCAGGGCATGAACTCCGCGTTCGAGGACTGCCTGGTGCTCGACGGCTGCCTCGCCGACCATCCGACGGACCGGGCGGCGGCGCTGGCCGCGTACGAGGCGGCCCGCAAGCCGCACACCGACGTGCTCGCCGACCTCTCCACCGCCAACTTCGTCGACCTGCGGGACCGGGTGCACCGAACCGGGTACACCCTCTCCGCCGCCGCCGACCGGGTGCTGTCCCGGCTGCTGCCGGGGCGCTGGGTGCCGCTGTACACGATGGTCGCCCACACCA encodes:
- a CDS encoding non-ribosomal peptide synthetase — encoded protein: MSSDADTDGRYGTVTLQPGMLFTQEHQPGSGIDILQVVVDWPAPLDPTAMRAAWQHATARHPVLRTAFVWPGDGQPAQEVRARASLPVVHHDWSVRSPAGRAERLARFLADDRAAGFDSSTAPLARVTLITHGAERHTLAVTLHHAILDGRSVHMLLDEVCAEHDALVAGRPYVAPQRPPFRDYAVWAASRPLHTDRRFWSTRLAGARLPTPLPLTGRPDAPPRDTSSVRETTRSLDAGTSAALVATARSVGVSLGTLVTAAWSVLLHRYAGTDDVVFGSTRTCRRDTVDGADRMLGLLINTVPTRIRVEPDRPVRDWLLDVRRQIDEVRPHQLAPLGEIQRWSGVPASTPLFDSLLMYEHQDLQTALSRSVPGWGERVARVHRHPGPPVTVCVYGEPTLTVLLYHDRRRLSEAGADAMLRQFLLVLTGLAAGTDRPVSALPLTDPTDRALLAGFHTTADPAGAYPADATVPALVAAVARRQPDAVALVGADGTTLRYRELEESADRLADRLVAAGVRPDEPVAVALPRSVDLVVTLLAVLKAGGAYLPLDPDDPPARIRQLLAVAGDPLVLATGDVPGATRLLRLDQPAVDRSAPDAPTAAGQSSGVPVPATDRAVPARRLHPSGLAYVSFTSGSTGTPKGVAVPHAAVVRLVHQPGYLCLGPDETVLHLAPVAFDAATLEIWGALANGARLVVAPAGAPDLADLARLLRRERISVLWLTAGLFHQLVEFDPECLAGVGQLLAGGDVLAPEAVRRALRVRGGAPLVNGYGPTENTTFTCVHPMTDPQAVPDPVPIGRPVPRSTVYVLDPQGREVPVGVPGELYTGGVGLARGYLGRPGATAAAFLPDPFDPRPGARMYRTGDLVRWRPDGTLDFLGRIDGQVKIRGFRVEPGEVAAVLRTHPDVGDAVVVVDGEGERRRLLAYLTPRPGQAVPIPEDLARYAAERLPVHLRPAAHLVLPALPLTRNGKVDRRALPLPEPPPDRPPADLTDPAHLRLAEVWAELLGAAPARADDDFFLLGGNSLLATRLTFVVADRFGVDLPVRLVYERPTLAALADAVAHHASGVRAASTGVVRRDRRGYRSTQSPTGAATPLRSAPVPPPAPAPTSAAPPTSAGVPASAAPPTSAGVPASAVPPVAAVPPVTEPVTPSAPPGAGRAGGPAHLVRPVPGPWALWRWVGLRAAGFPIETLTALGDGDLVQAADALLTAGERLTGARRDLAERLRRARAASPAGERTGWNRAVRQLRRDTPPEPLPAGAASVDGGVLVHAHAALRAAHDARDVALAAYRAAYDRAGAARAEALRATAADPLFREAVTWQNRHALRTGVDPVRAAGDRRDSRHRQHEALVATYLQRYCVKNDTIGFFGPVGWARITDAPPALAVHHGAAPLARRTVYLENWAVVEVAEALAARDPGLRPWLVPRRMPFLAVLGDELRMPLTPPVDLPPATARLLRACDGTRPAGEIAAALVADPATGIATSEQVYRMLDELRRERRISWSLEVPKEDLFPERALRARLAAIGDPAVREPALAALDDLERARDEVTAAAGDADRLGAAIEALEERFTSLTGTAPTRRAGRTYAGRTLVYEDCRSGTEVTLSTDLVATCWPALTLLLESVRWFTSAGAALFRRAFTERYRELVARVGSDTVSFADFWLWANDLLFDPPEKLIAPVVRALQDRWAKILPEAVDHRITAVSADLRDRVAEAFAAPRPGWVGAYQHSPDVLLAADGPDAVARGDFHWVVGEVHPGVNTLRSALFVAQHPAPEELRAAMAADLPYGRITLAATGEEGGASSRLTDKLVTDRDLHLVFGHDSCGLDPVTSLPVADCLLGPVDGVLTVHSRDGRHRLPLTEVLGEALMVQLVQRFDIRRPADHQPRITVDRVVLARESWRFSAAGLDFAGLPDEGERFHHVRRWQREHALPRHVFVKTPAEEKPFHLDFASLAAVDVFARAVRRAAGHDPESTVRLTEMLPGPEQAWLTDAQGRHRTAELRLVAVDTRTPGPVEKTVPGTPAADRRSDRPHRTQAGV
- a CDS encoding non-ribosomal peptide synthetase, with protein sequence MNTETYVLPSSFTQRRLWMIDQMAPGAVTYHIAWAVELDGPLDVAALEATLSWLVDRHEALRTHFTAVDGEPAQVVAPAAPVRLPVVDGGEHWPDLVDAAAREPFDLDTGPLARFGLIRRSADAHVLTVVVHHAVADGWSFGVVFRELAAGYAALAAGAHPDLPPPPVQYADFAVWQREQDEQGAFDADLDFWHAELAGAPTLLELPADRPRPAEQTDAGGEVRFGFPETLTARLRAGRDGTLFTRLLAGFQVLLHRLTGADDLLVAVPVAGRTRPETRDVVGFFANTLALRARFTDRPDFAGVLAQARASATAVQARQDVPFDRIVDRLAPSRSLAHAPVVQVMFALDEPSAPVEAAGLRITPRLWENGTVKFDLTFTVEDRPDGLTGRITYRTDLYDSARVAGLADRYLTLLAVALDRPGTPVGELPMLDAGERERLLRAGNDTDLPLPPVATVAELLDRYPPVDVDAVAVAAPGGTISHRDLAVRANRIAHLLRRHGVGPDTPVGLCLGRGTDLVAAVLGVWRAGAGYLPLDPGLPTDRLATMLADAAPPVVLTDATGAAHAAGAVAAGTTAPVVLRLDQLDPTGLPADPPPVAGHPDALAYLLYTSGSTGRPKGVAVTHGAVVNLLVGFHRLLDLTPADRVAAITTPAFDISVVELVLPLLAGARIEMLDADTALDATALHAALTDRGVTVLQGTPATWRMLVAAGGVPAGVRLRISGGEALTRDLADRLRADGARVLNGYGPSETTIYSSAGPVDATGPVDLGRPCANTRVHLLDAAGEPVPDGVVGEIHIGGAGVARGYHGQPGPTADRFRPDPFGDRPGGRLYATGDLARRLPGGRLEYLGRADQQVKVRGFRIELGEIEAALRDQPGVRDAVVTTWGTGADVRLAAYAVTEPAGADAASLWPPVRAALARRLPEYMVPATLVVLDALPRTASGKRDRRALPEPTWRETSGDGPVAPRDPVEEQLAALWRDVLGRDEVGVHDNFFALGGHSLTATRLIARVRTTFGTELALRSLFAAPTIAELAVIVAAGVEAPAGTDRIGPAGPTPQDLLASLDDLSDSEVDALLDTLIAEEDM
- a CDS encoding FAD-dependent oxidoreductase → MTPHRERVVVIGAGLAGSLAALYLARRGHTVDVHERRPDPRTAPPGAGGRSINLGLSARGMRALDGVGLLDDVLKRSVPMRGRVVHAPDGSVRFQPYGVREHEILHSVLRDELISLVVEAAEAEPGVRFHFGSRLLRLDRDTATVEVAPTGGGEPIRITADWVVGADGVFSTVRQQMQHGLRSDYAQEFLPWGYKELTIPVGPDGRPRVRLEALHVWPGHEALMVAHPNRDGSLTCSLFMAHEGPVSFAALDTPAAVRDFFRRHFPDAGDLMPNLVDEIAGHPTGHLVTVRTAPWRHADRVVLIGDAAHAVYPFYGQGMNSAFEDCLVLDGCLADHPTDRAAALAAYEAARKPHTDVLADLSTANFVDLRDRVHRTGYTLSAAADRVLSRLLPGRWVPLYTMVAHTTTPYADALARARRQERVLRGAGAGLALGAVVALAAGLRAGRRTGGRGTSC